The following are encoded in a window of Physeter macrocephalus isolate SW-GA chromosome 9, ASM283717v5, whole genome shotgun sequence genomic DNA:
- the LOC102987585 gene encoding signal peptidase complex catalytic subunit SEC11A-like: MLCKGLTVITGSASPIVVVLSGSMERAFHRDFLFLASRVEDHPVGVEEIVVFRTEGRDVPRVHRVLKIHEKQKGHRKFLTKGDNSVVDDRGLYKQGQHWLEKNDVVRRARGFYSFCWVYLCWSIVSKKSALLFLEDAVLFVPECLE; the protein is encoded by the exons ATGCTCTGCAAGGGGCTAACGGTTATAACTGGAAGTGCAAGTCCAATTGTGGTGGTACTCAGTGGCAGCATGGAGCGCGCATTTCATAGAGATTTTCTCTTTCTAGCAAGTCGAGTTGAAGATCATCCCGTAGGAGTGGAAGAAATTGTTGTTTTTAGGACAGAAGGAAGAGACGTTCCTAGAGTTCACCGAGTCTTGAAGATTCATGAAAAGCAAAAGGGACATAGGAAGTTTCTGACCAAAGGAGATAACAGTGTGGTTGACGACCGAGGCCTGTATAAACAAGGACAGCATTGGCTAGAGAAGAACGATGTTGTGAGGAGAGCGAGAGGATTT TACTCTTTTTGCTGGGTTTATTTGTGCTGGTCCATTGTGAGTAAGAAGTCTGCCTTGCTGTTCCTGGAAGATGCTGTACTTTTTGTTCCTGAATGTTTGGAGTAG